The Montipora capricornis isolate CH-2021 chromosome 6, ASM3666992v2, whole genome shotgun sequence genome has a window encoding:
- the LOC138053053 gene encoding uncharacterized protein isoform X2 — MSKTTDAKNGVSRSPPYSHGPCNSESNHPTNQGKPNDNFLDSSKPSSVADMSKSKSKLWEAEVFQSREVLLRLLQPPASRLSSDGFPVPHYMKGMTRVKSDVCELHCSRCLGFPPIGKITNGDVGSETLNDNCDYAQRKGGQWTVSTMQPAQNRRGLQTVASQCSEEDRPRKGKSTVFFPPHLRCQTGESGDHQPCLEPSISSFRTPRCQHIFAEVQQHSRRNNCSRRDSFADERDLAPPYKRTQTKDTKVVNLRKGSHLKQRDNLSHVCPDGRCYHGYRARICRASASREDIADGHSCPATETSGQVNRLYSERMVDDVLNRFEERSHTASSSSKQDKASESSGPVPESQHRQMPLSGDDSALQSQSREKRNSSQEKIAKESHAPPCWPNKSTQRDERSVEECTPVIVHCYSLSEHGLSSKPQLEDGRHTGMSHAVNKEIDPRFPGRHSSCTNQKISSNTNGFQHAGDVPHTSSAHRQRGKAHIRPKDTKQCRDVTNPSEQVLQHVEGRDYHWLKKYSWHGKGPLVKIHDSYEEKRILVEKLQGDVPCSVEDEDCQVSWNIPDDGRRKVPHKGSVPGVLPSQFAGAQIYQMPSCVDGPFGIHVCQQETAIGSKKRKSRQPRPQRLVSDDLAHFHRRNDDIQKFQFGKERSEEPFEHEKHSHQTSRPYSNAYQEARQDEEIPKRNDKGHCRHDVRASVSHHLNRCDNHNVENPTLSRSRIFRRGVSSTTFPPWCNSFERTVKTAQLDSLFPRAHFQDVPSSVAIGRYHRLENDFSTSSRRKTETTTNLAESSLENEVHASDNPISAQNGAQKQWHVPAWMTGRGKYFETYVEREPGVDNSHKTYSPGVRMAYSDPTRRNMPTDSGKTFPRASNFECSRHCTTKCHLDSSGYQNIQPKWKNASIDVDQPATPSPDDHVSVGVSSFDNPEESMREDKNTRSLQNEHWNASSEKDAANAPTEVQNISFSENQIDFFHQSQRGHANLEPTVKERKFVCRFCCKKFAHFSTLQNHLRTHTGDKPFQCKFCSRRFAQSGVLKAHLRTHTGDKPFLCVYCRKTFAQSTTLTNHLRTHTGQKPYMCNYCGKSFSQPSTLRKHELSHTKERPYPCKFCGKAFAQQSTLTNHLRSHTGQRPYKCQFCEKSFAQLSTLDRHLRLHSTVSVKPHQCQYCSKSFSYFSNLASHMQVHQEEQRTVIE; from the exons ATGAGCAAAACAACCGACGCGAAGAATGGTGTTTCTAGATCTCCACCATACAGCCATGGGCCTTGCAATAGCGAATCAAATCACCCAACAAACCAAGGAAAACCAAATGACAACTTCCTTGATTCTTCAAAGCCGTCTTCTGTAGCTGATATGTCTAAATCTAAAAGCAAATTATGGGAGGCGGAAGTATTTCAAAGTCGAGAGGTCCTTTTGAGATTGTTGCAACCTCCCGCATCACGACTGTCTAGTGATGGTTTTCCTGTTCCACATTACATGAAGGGTATGACACGTGTCAAGTCAGATGTCTGTGAGTTGCACTGCTCACGGTGCTTGGGATTTCCACCCATCGGCAAAATAACCAATGGAGACGTGGGTTCCGAAACACTGAATGACAACTGCGATTATGCACAGAGGAAAGGGGGACAATGGACAGTTTCCACTATGCAACCTGCTCAAAACAGGCGAGGGCTACAAACTGTGGCTTCACAATGCAGCGAAGAAGACCGTCCAAGAAAAGGCAAATCAACTGTATTTTTTCCTCCACACTTACGCTGCCAAACTGGGGAATCAGGAGATCATCAACCTTGTCTTGAGCCAAGCATTAGCAGTTTTCGAACGCCTCGCTGCCAACACATTTTTGCAGAGGTTCAGCAACATTCTAGGAGGAATAATTGCTCTCGGAGAGATTCCTTCGCAGATGAACGCGACTTAGCTCCACCGTACAAGAGAACACAGACGAAAGACACTAAAGTGGTTAATTTAAGAAAGGGATCACATTTGAAACAACGCGATAACCTGAGTCATGTGTGTCCAGATGGTAGGTGTTACCATGGATACCGTGCACGAATCTGTCGTGCTTCGGCTTCACGCGAAGATATTGCCGATGGCCATTCATGCCCAGCAACTGAAACCAGTGGGCAGGTAAATCGTCTTTATTCAGAGCGAATGGTTGACGATGTGCTCAACCGATTTGAGGAAAGATCCCATACGGCTTCTTCATCAAGTAAACAAGATAAAGCTAGCGAGTCATCTGGTCCTGTCCCAGAGAGCCAGCatcgtcaaatgccactttcaGGAGACGATTCCGCGCTGCAGAGTCAATCTCGAGAG AAACGCAACTCCAGCCAAGAGAAAATTGCTAAAGAAAGTCACGCTCCTCCTT GTTGGCCAAATAAGAGCACACAAAGAGATGAGAGATCAGTGGAGGAATGCACACCGGTGATCGTACATTGTTACAGCTTATCTGAACACGGTTTGAGCAGCAAACCTCAGTTAGAGGATGGGCGGCACACCGGAATGAGCCATGCCGTCAATAAGGAAATTGATCCGCGGTTTCCAGGGAGACATTCCAGTTGTACAAACCAGAAAATCTCGTCGAATACTAATGGTTTTCAACACGCAGGAGACGTCCCGCATACCTCGTCAGCTCATCGTCAAAGAGGTAAAGCGCACATACGCCCCAAAGATACGAAACAATGTCGTGACGTAACAAATCCTTCAGAGCAAGTTTTACAACATGTTGAGGGCAGAGACTATCACTGGCTCAAGAAATATTCATGGCATGGTAAAGGACCCCTGGTGAAAATTCACGACTCTTACGAAGAAAAACGAATTTTAGTAGAGAAATTACAAGGAGATGTTCCCTGTTCCGTGGAGGATGAGGATTGTCAAGTGAGCTGGAACATTCCAGATGATGGCAGAAGAAAAGTCCCTCACAAGGGATCCGTGCCAGGAGTCTTGCCTTCTCAATTTGCAGGTGCTCAGATTTACCAAATGCCATCTTGTGTTGATGGCCCCTTTGGAATTCACGTTTGTCAGCAGGAAACAGCTATTGGAAGTAAAAAACGGAAAAGTCGACAACCTCGTCCTCAGAGATTAGTATCTGACGACCTTGCTCATTTCCATAGGAGAAATGACGATATACAAAAGTTccagtttggaaaagaacgctcAGAGGAACCATTTGAGCACGAAAAACACTCGCACCAAACCAGTCGTCCATATAGTAACGCGTACCAAGAAGCAAGACAAGATGAAGAAATTCCTAAGCGGAACGATAAGGGGCATTGTCGTCACGATGTCCGGGCCTCGGTTTCCCACCATTTGAACAGGTGCGATAATCACAACGTCGAAAACCCCACTTTATCCAGGTCACGCATTTTTAGGAGGGGGGTCTCTTCTACCACCTTTCCCCCGTGGTGCAACTCATTTGAACGAACAGTTAAGACTGCACAACTCGATTCGTTGTTTCCAAGAGCCCATTTCCAAGACGTTCCATCATCTGTGGCCATTGGCAGATACCACCGACTTGAAAACGATTTCTCAACAAGTTCACGTCgaaaaactgaaacaacaaCGAATCTGGCTGAAAGCTCTTTGGAAAATGAGGTCCATGCTTCAGACAACCCAATCTCAGCGCAGAATGGAGCCCAGAAACAATGGCATGTCCCTGCTTGGATGACTGGACgagggaaatattttgaaacatATGTGGAACGAGAACCTGGTGTAGACAACAGTCATAAAACGTATTCTCCTGGTGTGCGGATGGCTTATTCAGATCCAACACGACGTAATATGCCCACTGATAGCGGTAAAACGTTTCCAAGAGCGTCGAATTTTGAATGTTCAAGACACTGTACTACAAAGTGCCATTTGGATAGTTCAGGCTACCAAAACATACAACCAAAATGGAAAAACGCATCCATAGACGTCGACCAGCCTGCAACACCATCGCCTGACGACCATGTCTCTGTTGGTGTGTCCAGTTTCGACAACCCTGAAGAGTCAATGAGAGAGGATAAAAACACACGATCGCTCCAAAATGAACATTGGAATGCCTCTTCGGAGAAGGACGCTGCAAATGCACCGACTGAAGTGCAAAATATTTCCTTCTCGGAAAACCAGATTGACTTTTTCCATCAATCGCAAAGAGGGCATGCCAATCTTGAGCCAACAGTGAAGGAAAGGAAATTTGTTTGCCGGTTCTGTTGCAAGAAATTTGCTCACTTTTCGACGCTTCAAAATCACCTTAGGACACACACAGGGGATAAGCCTTTCCAGTGCAAGTTTTGCAGCCGACGATTTGCTCAGTCAGGAGTCCTGAAGGCACATCTTCGTACCCACACGGGCGATAAGCCATTTCTATGCGTGTACTGTCGTAAAACGTTTGCCCAAAGCACAACTCTCACGAACCATCTTCGAACTCACACTGGACAAAAGCCCTACATGTGTAATTACTGCGGTAAATCGTTTTCACAGCCATCGACACTTAGAAAGCACGAACTCTCTCATACTAAAGAACGTCCTTATCCCTGCAAATTCTGCGGCAAAGCGTTTGCACAGCAGTCGACATTAACAAATCATTTGCGTTCTCACACTGGTCAAAGGCCTTACAAGTGTCAATTCTGCGAGAAGAGCTTCGCCCAGTTGAGCACTCTGGACAGGCATCTCCGCCTACACTCCACCGTGAGCGTAAAGCCTCACCAGTGTCAGTATTGTTCCAAGAGCTTCAGCTACTTCTCAAATCTAGCGTCACATATGCAGGTACATCAAGAGGAACAGCGCACAGTGATAGAATAG
- the LOC138053056 gene encoding globin-like encodes MGCSNSHVSGNTVAIAANPDSLGSTGETIIPLSTEQKTIVRETWKVIEPNKKDFGVNVYVRFLTEYPTFKSLFPEFKDIPLHKVNKRNVHVKRLVAALEKTVSSLDDVETFSRYLFELGRRHADLRIKPTKSQFRKLKLAVLDSMKEFLPSIWSSEAEDCWGLLFDVVASIMLTGINSKG; translated from the exons ATGGGTTGCAGCAACTCTCACGTTTCTGGAAACACCGTGGCTATCGCCGCAAATCCTGACTCGCTCGGATCCACAGGGGAAACGATTATTCCTTTGTCGACTGAGCAAAAAACAATAGTACGAGAGACGTGGAAGGTCATTGAACCCAACAAAAAAGACTTCGGAGTAAATGTTTATGTAAG ATTTCTGACAGAGTACCCCACATTTAAATCATTGTTTCCTGAATTTAAAGACATCCCATTGCATAAAGTAAACAAGAGAAATGTTCACGTCAAGCGACTGGTGGCAGCCCTTGAAAAAACTGTCTCTTCCCTAGACGATGTGGAGACCTTTTCACGATATTTATTTGAGCTTGGGAGAAGGCACGCCGATCTGAGGATTAAACCAACCAAGTCTCAG TTCAGAAAGTTAAAGTTGGCAGTCTTGGACAGCATGAAGGAATTCTTGCCATCCATTTGGAGTTCCGAAGCCGAGGACTGCTGGGGACTACTTTTTGATGTCGTGGCTTCCATCATGTTGACGGGAATCAACTCGAAAGGATAA
- the LOC138053053 gene encoding uncharacterized protein isoform X1, with protein MLWTRRENEQGTAKIIEISEKAMSKTTDAKNGVSRSPPYSHGPCNSESNHPTNQGKPNDNFLDSSKPSSVADMSKSKSKLWEAEVFQSREVLLRLLQPPASRLSSDGFPVPHYMKGMTRVKSDVCELHCSRCLGFPPIGKITNGDVGSETLNDNCDYAQRKGGQWTVSTMQPAQNRRGLQTVASQCSEEDRPRKGKSTVFFPPHLRCQTGESGDHQPCLEPSISSFRTPRCQHIFAEVQQHSRRNNCSRRDSFADERDLAPPYKRTQTKDTKVVNLRKGSHLKQRDNLSHVCPDGRCYHGYRARICRASASREDIADGHSCPATETSGQVNRLYSERMVDDVLNRFEERSHTASSSSKQDKASESSGPVPESQHRQMPLSGDDSALQSQSREKRNSSQEKIAKESHAPPCWPNKSTQRDERSVEECTPVIVHCYSLSEHGLSSKPQLEDGRHTGMSHAVNKEIDPRFPGRHSSCTNQKISSNTNGFQHAGDVPHTSSAHRQRGKAHIRPKDTKQCRDVTNPSEQVLQHVEGRDYHWLKKYSWHGKGPLVKIHDSYEEKRILVEKLQGDVPCSVEDEDCQVSWNIPDDGRRKVPHKGSVPGVLPSQFAGAQIYQMPSCVDGPFGIHVCQQETAIGSKKRKSRQPRPQRLVSDDLAHFHRRNDDIQKFQFGKERSEEPFEHEKHSHQTSRPYSNAYQEARQDEEIPKRNDKGHCRHDVRASVSHHLNRCDNHNVENPTLSRSRIFRRGVSSTTFPPWCNSFERTVKTAQLDSLFPRAHFQDVPSSVAIGRYHRLENDFSTSSRRKTETTTNLAESSLENEVHASDNPISAQNGAQKQWHVPAWMTGRGKYFETYVEREPGVDNSHKTYSPGVRMAYSDPTRRNMPTDSGKTFPRASNFECSRHCTTKCHLDSSGYQNIQPKWKNASIDVDQPATPSPDDHVSVGVSSFDNPEESMREDKNTRSLQNEHWNASSEKDAANAPTEVQNISFSENQIDFFHQSQRGHANLEPTVKERKFVCRFCCKKFAHFSTLQNHLRTHTGDKPFQCKFCSRRFAQSGVLKAHLRTHTGDKPFLCVYCRKTFAQSTTLTNHLRTHTGQKPYMCNYCGKSFSQPSTLRKHELSHTKERPYPCKFCGKAFAQQSTLTNHLRSHTGQRPYKCQFCEKSFAQLSTLDRHLRLHSTVSVKPHQCQYCSKSFSYFSNLASHMQVHQEEQRTVIE; from the exons AT GTTGTGGACAAGAAGGGAAAATGAACAAGGCACTGCAAAGATCATCGAGATCAGTGAAAAGGCAATGAGCAAAACAACCGACGCGAAGAATGGTGTTTCTAGATCTCCACCATACAGCCATGGGCCTTGCAATAGCGAATCAAATCACCCAACAAACCAAGGAAAACCAAATGACAACTTCCTTGATTCTTCAAAGCCGTCTTCTGTAGCTGATATGTCTAAATCTAAAAGCAAATTATGGGAGGCGGAAGTATTTCAAAGTCGAGAGGTCCTTTTGAGATTGTTGCAACCTCCCGCATCACGACTGTCTAGTGATGGTTTTCCTGTTCCACATTACATGAAGGGTATGACACGTGTCAAGTCAGATGTCTGTGAGTTGCACTGCTCACGGTGCTTGGGATTTCCACCCATCGGCAAAATAACCAATGGAGACGTGGGTTCCGAAACACTGAATGACAACTGCGATTATGCACAGAGGAAAGGGGGACAATGGACAGTTTCCACTATGCAACCTGCTCAAAACAGGCGAGGGCTACAAACTGTGGCTTCACAATGCAGCGAAGAAGACCGTCCAAGAAAAGGCAAATCAACTGTATTTTTTCCTCCACACTTACGCTGCCAAACTGGGGAATCAGGAGATCATCAACCTTGTCTTGAGCCAAGCATTAGCAGTTTTCGAACGCCTCGCTGCCAACACATTTTTGCAGAGGTTCAGCAACATTCTAGGAGGAATAATTGCTCTCGGAGAGATTCCTTCGCAGATGAACGCGACTTAGCTCCACCGTACAAGAGAACACAGACGAAAGACACTAAAGTGGTTAATTTAAGAAAGGGATCACATTTGAAACAACGCGATAACCTGAGTCATGTGTGTCCAGATGGTAGGTGTTACCATGGATACCGTGCACGAATCTGTCGTGCTTCGGCTTCACGCGAAGATATTGCCGATGGCCATTCATGCCCAGCAACTGAAACCAGTGGGCAGGTAAATCGTCTTTATTCAGAGCGAATGGTTGACGATGTGCTCAACCGATTTGAGGAAAGATCCCATACGGCTTCTTCATCAAGTAAACAAGATAAAGCTAGCGAGTCATCTGGTCCTGTCCCAGAGAGCCAGCatcgtcaaatgccactttcaGGAGACGATTCCGCGCTGCAGAGTCAATCTCGAGAG AAACGCAACTCCAGCCAAGAGAAAATTGCTAAAGAAAGTCACGCTCCTCCTT GTTGGCCAAATAAGAGCACACAAAGAGATGAGAGATCAGTGGAGGAATGCACACCGGTGATCGTACATTGTTACAGCTTATCTGAACACGGTTTGAGCAGCAAACCTCAGTTAGAGGATGGGCGGCACACCGGAATGAGCCATGCCGTCAATAAGGAAATTGATCCGCGGTTTCCAGGGAGACATTCCAGTTGTACAAACCAGAAAATCTCGTCGAATACTAATGGTTTTCAACACGCAGGAGACGTCCCGCATACCTCGTCAGCTCATCGTCAAAGAGGTAAAGCGCACATACGCCCCAAAGATACGAAACAATGTCGTGACGTAACAAATCCTTCAGAGCAAGTTTTACAACATGTTGAGGGCAGAGACTATCACTGGCTCAAGAAATATTCATGGCATGGTAAAGGACCCCTGGTGAAAATTCACGACTCTTACGAAGAAAAACGAATTTTAGTAGAGAAATTACAAGGAGATGTTCCCTGTTCCGTGGAGGATGAGGATTGTCAAGTGAGCTGGAACATTCCAGATGATGGCAGAAGAAAAGTCCCTCACAAGGGATCCGTGCCAGGAGTCTTGCCTTCTCAATTTGCAGGTGCTCAGATTTACCAAATGCCATCTTGTGTTGATGGCCCCTTTGGAATTCACGTTTGTCAGCAGGAAACAGCTATTGGAAGTAAAAAACGGAAAAGTCGACAACCTCGTCCTCAGAGATTAGTATCTGACGACCTTGCTCATTTCCATAGGAGAAATGACGATATACAAAAGTTccagtttggaaaagaacgctcAGAGGAACCATTTGAGCACGAAAAACACTCGCACCAAACCAGTCGTCCATATAGTAACGCGTACCAAGAAGCAAGACAAGATGAAGAAATTCCTAAGCGGAACGATAAGGGGCATTGTCGTCACGATGTCCGGGCCTCGGTTTCCCACCATTTGAACAGGTGCGATAATCACAACGTCGAAAACCCCACTTTATCCAGGTCACGCATTTTTAGGAGGGGGGTCTCTTCTACCACCTTTCCCCCGTGGTGCAACTCATTTGAACGAACAGTTAAGACTGCACAACTCGATTCGTTGTTTCCAAGAGCCCATTTCCAAGACGTTCCATCATCTGTGGCCATTGGCAGATACCACCGACTTGAAAACGATTTCTCAACAAGTTCACGTCgaaaaactgaaacaacaaCGAATCTGGCTGAAAGCTCTTTGGAAAATGAGGTCCATGCTTCAGACAACCCAATCTCAGCGCAGAATGGAGCCCAGAAACAATGGCATGTCCCTGCTTGGATGACTGGACgagggaaatattttgaaacatATGTGGAACGAGAACCTGGTGTAGACAACAGTCATAAAACGTATTCTCCTGGTGTGCGGATGGCTTATTCAGATCCAACACGACGTAATATGCCCACTGATAGCGGTAAAACGTTTCCAAGAGCGTCGAATTTTGAATGTTCAAGACACTGTACTACAAAGTGCCATTTGGATAGTTCAGGCTACCAAAACATACAACCAAAATGGAAAAACGCATCCATAGACGTCGACCAGCCTGCAACACCATCGCCTGACGACCATGTCTCTGTTGGTGTGTCCAGTTTCGACAACCCTGAAGAGTCAATGAGAGAGGATAAAAACACACGATCGCTCCAAAATGAACATTGGAATGCCTCTTCGGAGAAGGACGCTGCAAATGCACCGACTGAAGTGCAAAATATTTCCTTCTCGGAAAACCAGATTGACTTTTTCCATCAATCGCAAAGAGGGCATGCCAATCTTGAGCCAACAGTGAAGGAAAGGAAATTTGTTTGCCGGTTCTGTTGCAAGAAATTTGCTCACTTTTCGACGCTTCAAAATCACCTTAGGACACACACAGGGGATAAGCCTTTCCAGTGCAAGTTTTGCAGCCGACGATTTGCTCAGTCAGGAGTCCTGAAGGCACATCTTCGTACCCACACGGGCGATAAGCCATTTCTATGCGTGTACTGTCGTAAAACGTTTGCCCAAAGCACAACTCTCACGAACCATCTTCGAACTCACACTGGACAAAAGCCCTACATGTGTAATTACTGCGGTAAATCGTTTTCACAGCCATCGACACTTAGAAAGCACGAACTCTCTCATACTAAAGAACGTCCTTATCCCTGCAAATTCTGCGGCAAAGCGTTTGCACAGCAGTCGACATTAACAAATCATTTGCGTTCTCACACTGGTCAAAGGCCTTACAAGTGTCAATTCTGCGAGAAGAGCTTCGCCCAGTTGAGCACTCTGGACAGGCATCTCCGCCTACACTCCACCGTGAGCGTAAAGCCTCACCAGTGTCAGTATTGTTCCAAGAGCTTCAGCTACTTCTCAAATCTAGCGTCACATATGCAGGTACATCAAGAGGAACAGCGCACAGTGATAGAATAG